A window of the Dyadobacter pollutisoli genome harbors these coding sequences:
- a CDS encoding endonuclease/exonuclease/phosphatase family protein — translation MKNTLLSVLALISFSVFANTGTDQPVKKFRFKVMTYNIHHCNPPSAGDKIDVEAIAKVVNAEKPDFVALQEVDVNTERSGKGKNQAQQLAALTGMKFYFSKAIDHQGGDYGVAVLSKYAIIDSARASLPIHADKPEENRTIAAITVTLPSKQKIIFASTHLGLKEPNRLLQAEKIMESFGKNELPMILAGDFNAVPESPVIAYFDKYFTRTCSDCKPTIPVEAPNKTIDFIMAKKGSKLKGGETRVIDEKYASDHLPVVAEFTLE, via the coding sequence ATGAAAAATACCCTTTTGAGTGTGCTTGCCCTGATTTCTTTCTCTGTTTTTGCAAACACGGGAACTGACCAGCCAGTTAAGAAATTCCGCTTCAAGGTGATGACGTACAACATTCACCATTGTAACCCGCCGTCTGCCGGAGATAAAATTGATGTTGAAGCAATTGCCAAGGTTGTTAATGCTGAAAAACCTGATTTTGTGGCGTTGCAGGAAGTGGACGTGAACACTGAACGTTCCGGAAAAGGTAAAAACCAGGCGCAGCAACTGGCGGCGCTGACAGGAATGAAATTTTATTTTTCCAAAGCCATTGATCACCAGGGCGGAGACTACGGTGTGGCCGTTTTGAGCAAGTATGCTATTATTGACTCGGCCAGAGCTTCACTGCCCATTCATGCTGACAAACCGGAGGAAAACCGTACGATTGCAGCAATAACAGTAACATTGCCTTCGAAGCAAAAAATTATTTTTGCCAGTACGCATTTGGGGTTAAAAGAGCCAAACCGCCTGCTGCAAGCTGAAAAGATCATGGAAAGTTTCGGGAAAAACGAGCTGCCTATGATCCTTGCAGGGGATTTCAATGCAGTTCCTGAAAGTCCCGTGATCGCTTATTTTGATAAATATTTCACGAGAACCTGCTCGGACTGCAAGCCTACGATCCCGGTTGAAGCCCCCAACAAGACCATTGATTTTATCATGGCCAAAAAGGGTAGCAAACTAAAAGGCGGTGAAACCAGGGTAATTGACGAAAAATACGCCTCTGATCATTTGCCGGTAGTGGCTGAATTTACATTGGAGTAG
- a CDS encoding RagB/SusD family nutrient uptake outer membrane protein, whose product MKKIKILSMLVLLGFAFSCKDQLDVKNPNQPTTGSANSESGLINLAQGAIYVNGFLTVKYGGFYGGFFGDPVGYHEIMGDNIGAEAANQRLNEIGVANYVVLDNGTKVMNPNSPTLQLDMLRQVNINANASDNPLYYEWAYMYSLNSGANNVLALVDATTFTGDAESKKNALKAWAYWWKGYAYSRIGSVYYAGIINDEAVGTNGVFVSKEAIIAESNANFDKAAAALSAVSNVSDYSAIIGKIIPAFFQVGKGGILTPDMWKRNINSMKARNILVNTPVKDMTAAQWASIIALAKDGVSATDYVFTARSNETSDFISATGSTPSALTAGTTKTSNFKVSERLIQDFKAGDKRLENNFAIEANPWIGNNDRGNIFNTRYGLIDGGKGLAGVVVLGSKKVGEYEFYMATTYEENQLTLAEALINTGDIEGGLKIIDAIRTLQGAGLAAVAGKGLALAAAKEELRSERRVVLPFRGLAFYDARRWGIIDDVASGGGRKGAIVVDKAGLVNKNATINYNFLDYWDVPANELAYNKAGEGSVAVQNPKGL is encoded by the coding sequence ATGAAAAAGATAAAAATATTGTCAATGTTGGTCCTACTGGGATTTGCCTTTTCCTGCAAGGATCAGTTGGACGTTAAGAACCCGAATCAGCCTACAACCGGAAGCGCTAATTCTGAATCCGGCCTCATCAACCTCGCTCAGGGCGCTATCTATGTCAATGGTTTTCTAACCGTAAAGTATGGCGGTTTTTATGGCGGGTTTTTCGGAGATCCTGTTGGTTATCATGAAATCATGGGCGACAATATCGGTGCGGAAGCGGCTAACCAGCGGCTGAACGAAATAGGGGTGGCCAATTACGTGGTCCTCGATAATGGTACCAAAGTGATGAACCCCAATTCTCCGACGCTTCAATTGGATATGCTCCGGCAGGTCAACATCAATGCGAACGCAAGCGACAACCCGCTATACTACGAGTGGGCGTATATGTACAGCCTCAACAGCGGGGCCAATAACGTTCTGGCATTGGTGGACGCTACCACATTTACGGGCGACGCGGAAAGTAAGAAAAACGCATTGAAGGCATGGGCATACTGGTGGAAAGGTTATGCTTACTCCCGGATCGGGTCTGTTTACTATGCTGGTATCATTAATGACGAAGCAGTTGGAACAAACGGGGTTTTTGTAAGCAAGGAGGCAATCATTGCGGAGTCTAATGCCAATTTTGACAAGGCAGCGGCAGCACTGAGCGCTGTGAGCAACGTTTCTGATTATTCAGCGATCATCGGAAAGATCATTCCCGCATTCTTTCAGGTTGGCAAAGGAGGGATACTTACGCCAGACATGTGGAAGAGGAATATCAACTCCATGAAAGCACGTAACATCCTGGTAAACACGCCTGTAAAAGACATGACTGCGGCGCAATGGGCATCTATTATAGCACTTGCGAAGGATGGTGTTTCAGCCACTGATTATGTATTCACAGCCAGGTCCAACGAAACCAGTGATTTTATTTCAGCTACGGGAAGCACGCCTTCGGCACTTACTGCGGGTACTACCAAAACCAGTAATTTCAAAGTAAGCGAACGCCTCATACAGGATTTCAAAGCTGGCGATAAGAGGTTGGAGAATAATTTTGCGATTGAGGCTAATCCATGGATTGGTAACAATGACCGTGGAAATATATTCAATACCCGCTATGGCTTGATCGACGGTGGCAAAGGGCTGGCCGGGGTAGTTGTGTTAGGAAGTAAAAAGGTGGGAGAATATGAATTTTACATGGCCACTACCTACGAAGAAAATCAGCTTACTTTGGCGGAAGCCCTGATCAACACAGGGGACATCGAGGGTGGCCTTAAAATTATTGATGCTATACGTACACTTCAAGGCGCTGGGCTGGCTGCTGTGGCCGGTAAAGGTCTTGCTCTTGCAGCTGCCAAGGAAGAATTGAGAAGTGAGAGAAGGGTGGTTTTACCATTCAGGGGCCTTGCCTTTTACGACGCCCGGCGCTGGGGAATAATTGACGATGTGGCAAGCGGCGGAGGCAGAAAAGGTGCGATAGTGGTTGACAAGGCTGGTTTGGTGAACAAGAACGCGACTATTAATTACAACTTCCTGGATTACTGGGATGTACCTGCCAATGAGCTTGCTTACAACAAGGCGGGGGAGGGCAGTGTGGCTGTTCAGAACCCGAAAGGATTATAG
- a CDS encoding sugar phosphate isomerase/epimerase family protein gives MKKVTKIVYFALGVLMSFESFGQGKPVYTKPIGLQAYTFRGSWDKGIEATLDTIKSLGVTEMEGGPIKGMTTEELRKQLDKRGIKMVSIGADYKMISESTAETIKNCKILGATFVMVPWIPHKGAFDLATAKQAVADFNKVGKELKEAGITFTYHNHGYEFEPYEDGTLFDYLVKNTKPEYVSFEMDVLWTAFPGQDPAKLLLKYPTRWKLMHLKDLRKGVEGNLSGGTPTTNDVALGTGSIDIPAVLKAAKKVGIVHYFIEDESPSYLKQIPQTIAFVKSVKE, from the coding sequence ATGAAGAAAGTAACGAAGATAGTGTATTTTGCACTTGGCGTTTTAATGTCTTTCGAAAGCTTTGGACAGGGGAAACCTGTTTATACCAAACCCATAGGCCTGCAAGCTTACACATTCCGGGGCAGCTGGGACAAGGGCATTGAGGCGACTCTGGACACGATTAAATCCTTAGGCGTGACAGAAATGGAAGGCGGGCCGATCAAAGGGATGACTACCGAAGAGCTGCGCAAGCAACTCGATAAGCGCGGCATTAAAATGGTATCGATCGGTGCCGATTACAAGATGATCAGTGAAAGCACAGCAGAGACGATCAAAAACTGCAAAATTTTGGGAGCGACTTTTGTAATGGTCCCCTGGATCCCCCATAAAGGTGCATTTGATCTTGCTACTGCAAAACAGGCCGTGGCTGACTTCAATAAAGTTGGCAAAGAATTGAAAGAGGCAGGGATCACCTTCACCTACCACAACCATGGTTATGAATTCGAGCCTTACGAGGACGGTACATTGTTCGACTATCTGGTCAAAAATACAAAGCCTGAATATGTAAGCTTCGAAATGGACGTACTCTGGACAGCTTTCCCGGGACAAGACCCTGCGAAACTGCTATTAAAGTATCCGACACGCTGGAAACTGATGCACTTGAAAGACCTGCGTAAAGGTGTAGAAGGAAACTTGTCGGGCGGTACGCCAACGACCAACGACGTTGCATTGGGAACCGGCTCCATTGACATTCCCGCTGTTTTGAAAGCCGCAAAAAAAGTAGGGATCGTTCACTATTTCATCGAAGATGAAAGTCCTTCGTATCTGAAACAAATCCCTCAGACGATTGCTTTTGTTAAGAGTGTGAAGGAGTAA
- a CDS encoding SusC/RagA family TonB-linked outer membrane protein, with protein sequence MKKILLLGALLVCSCSSLLWAQEKFVTGTVTAADDASAIPGVNIVVAGTNNGVITDMDGKYKIGVPDKGKLIFSFVGMISQELAFENLSVIDVKLVSDARILSEVVVTGSGVATTKAKLGISVETISGKNLPQTPSASVDQALVGKIPGAQITSGNGTPGASVNILLRGINSVNRGTSPMILIDGIQMVSTDLSSIDLNTIERIEVVQGAASASIYGAQGANGVIQLFTKRGKNGVLNIDFSSSITNNTYLNVGGMAKSQFHGYNTDANNNIIGSSGAPITIDPLTGLYSENVIWNSTDPLNKTDKPYNANLAYHDHFKEFFVPANTYNNSVSMSGGSEKFDFSASASNNHQKSNFLNNGYNDRSNLTTNLGVQLAKGLRLRSTTQLVYTKNTVNGNNIFSIFNSRAFVDYDFRLPDGSPINRLGDAAGVNGSNPIYAQHYSSSDDKRVDIIQNFNLNYKVNKYLELDAKYGLNYRREDFIFTAQNQSDNANSVAASTWVGSAISPDNTGGIDKYTYAKTFQNFLGTAFFYTNFQDDFHWNVPITTSTQVSFDYRNQKQTLYAASAAGLPSYTPFTSTQGTSFKVIEDYAEPFITYGYLVNQKIEYGELFGLAGGFRSDYSSAFGGGSKPFTFPRGDVYLRMSSFDFWKGGNLAGLVPEFKLRAAYGEAGIQPNPFDRYVTLRTKVLGSSNAFYFDPNQNNPDLSVEVSKELEIGTDLTVNLMPGGNWLNDVRLSATYWKRTTDNAIWNIDVAPTSGSGTLKTNAFSLGSHGLQASLNAAMYHGKNFTWNLTTNFTKQTSKINSVVGDQEIVIISSAGSTNYVLRKDEKIGQLYGHKMIHSLDAVKPDGTPFLTEAEKGNYTLASNGYVVDKATKFPYVTPDKYSFGDPNPKFNMSFINDLTFKNFLTFGFQLDWIQGSHLYNQTKEWMYRDGIHADYSKPFTIDGETGAWTSFYRGVYAAVTRNGTKDYFYEDASFLRLRNISLGVDFAKVTKIKGFRKLQLVLSGRNLFTLTKYTGMDPEIVSGANNSAWDRGTDHSSMPNYRSYQVSLNFGF encoded by the coding sequence ATGAAGAAAATTCTACTGCTGGGCGCCCTGCTGGTGTGCTCCTGCTCGTCATTGCTATGGGCACAGGAAAAATTCGTAACAGGTACAGTCACCGCCGCGGACGATGCGTCCGCCATCCCAGGGGTGAACATCGTGGTAGCCGGAACCAACAACGGTGTGATTACAGACATGGATGGGAAGTACAAAATTGGTGTGCCCGACAAGGGAAAGTTAATTTTTAGCTTTGTAGGCATGATCTCTCAGGAACTCGCTTTTGAGAATTTGAGCGTTATTGATGTGAAGCTCGTTTCCGACGCGAGGATTTTGAGCGAGGTGGTCGTAACAGGTAGCGGGGTGGCTACTACCAAAGCCAAGCTGGGGATTTCTGTGGAAACGATTTCTGGTAAAAATCTGCCACAGACGCCTTCCGCCTCGGTCGATCAGGCACTGGTTGGTAAAATTCCGGGAGCGCAGATTACGAGCGGCAACGGAACGCCCGGTGCGTCGGTCAATATCTTGCTAAGGGGCATCAACTCTGTGAACCGCGGAACGTCCCCAATGATCCTGATCGATGGTATCCAGATGGTTTCGACGGACCTTAGCTCGATCGATCTTAATACTATTGAAAGGATCGAGGTTGTACAGGGGGCTGCCTCCGCTTCTATTTACGGCGCCCAGGGTGCAAATGGGGTAATCCAGCTTTTTACCAAAAGAGGTAAAAACGGCGTGCTGAATATCGATTTTTCATCTTCGATTACGAACAACACCTATTTGAACGTAGGTGGAATGGCAAAGTCCCAGTTTCACGGCTACAATACCGACGCAAACAATAATATCATTGGCTCCTCAGGTGCTCCGATTACCATTGATCCGCTGACCGGCTTGTACTCCGAAAATGTCATCTGGAACAGTACGGACCCATTGAATAAAACCGATAAGCCTTATAACGCCAATCTTGCTTATCATGATCATTTCAAAGAATTTTTCGTTCCGGCAAACACCTACAATAACAGTGTTTCCATGTCAGGCGGCAGCGAAAAATTTGATTTCAGCGCTTCTGCGTCCAATAACCATCAGAAGTCAAACTTCCTGAACAATGGATATAATGACAGGAGCAACCTCACGACGAACCTGGGTGTTCAGCTGGCCAAGGGATTAAGACTGCGGAGCACTACGCAGCTCGTTTACACCAAAAACACGGTAAATGGAAACAACATATTTTCTATTTTTAACAGCCGGGCTTTTGTTGATTACGACTTCAGGCTGCCTGATGGAAGCCCTATCAACAGATTAGGGGATGCGGCAGGTGTGAACGGTAGTAATCCGATTTACGCTCAGCATTATTCCAGCAGTGACGATAAGCGGGTTGATATCATTCAAAATTTCAATCTTAATTACAAAGTCAATAAGTATCTCGAATTGGATGCGAAGTACGGGCTGAACTACCGCAGGGAAGATTTTATCTTCACCGCACAGAATCAGTCGGACAACGCTAACTCCGTCGCGGCTTCGACCTGGGTTGGTTCCGCGATCAGCCCAGATAATACCGGTGGTATTGACAAATATACCTATGCCAAAACATTCCAGAACTTTCTGGGTACCGCGTTCTTTTACACCAATTTCCAGGACGACTTCCATTGGAATGTTCCTATTACAACATCTACACAGGTTTCTTTTGACTATCGTAACCAAAAGCAGACGCTTTACGCGGCCTCTGCGGCCGGATTGCCCTCTTACACGCCGTTTACTAGCACCCAGGGGACTTCTTTCAAGGTTATTGAGGACTACGCTGAGCCGTTTATCACATATGGATACCTTGTTAACCAAAAAATTGAATATGGCGAACTTTTTGGTCTGGCTGGGGGATTCCGGAGCGATTATTCGTCGGCATTTGGCGGTGGTTCCAAGCCGTTCACTTTTCCAAGAGGCGATGTTTATTTGAGGATGTCCTCATTTGATTTCTGGAAGGGTGGTAACCTTGCCGGCCTTGTGCCTGAATTCAAACTTCGCGCAGCTTACGGCGAAGCGGGTATTCAGCCCAATCCTTTCGATCGTTACGTTACGTTGAGAACGAAGGTTTTAGGATCCAGTAATGCCTTCTATTTTGACCCGAATCAAAATAACCCTGACCTGAGCGTAGAGGTTTCCAAAGAACTTGAAATAGGGACAGATCTGACAGTCAATCTGATGCCTGGCGGGAACTGGCTGAATGATGTCCGTTTGTCGGCAACTTACTGGAAGCGCACGACTGACAATGCGATCTGGAACATTGATGTGGCCCCAACTTCCGGTTCCGGAACCTTGAAGACCAATGCTTTTTCATTAGGCTCGCACGGCTTGCAGGCTTCGTTGAACGCAGCGATGTACCATGGGAAGAATTTTACCTGGAACCTGACGACGAACTTTACAAAACAAACTTCGAAGATAAATTCTGTGGTAGGCGACCAGGAGATCGTCATTATTTCCAGTGCGGGAAGTACCAATTACGTGCTGCGCAAGGATGAAAAAATCGGGCAGCTTTATGGCCACAAAATGATCCATAGCCTGGATGCAGTGAAACCAGACGGAACACCATTTTTGACCGAAGCTGAAAAAGGGAACTACACGCTGGCCAGCAATGGATATGTGGTGGATAAGGCTACCAAATTTCCTTATGTAACACCTGACAAATACAGCTTTGGTGATCCAAATCCAAAGTTTAACATGTCGTTCATCAATGATTTGACCTTCAAGAACTTCCTGACTTTCGGGTTTCAATTGGATTGGATCCAGGGAAGCCACCTTTACAACCAAACCAAAGAATGGATGTATCGCGACGGTATTCATGCAGATTACTCGAAACCATTCACTATTGACGGTGAAACCGGCGCGTGGACGTCGTTTTACAGAGGGGTCTATGCGGCTGTTACGAGAAATGGGACCAAAGATTATTTCTACGAAGACGCTTCTTTCCTGCGTCTGAGAAATATTTCCCTGGGTGTCGATTTTGCCAAAGTGACCAAGATCAAAGGATTTAGAAAATTGCAGCTGGTATTGTCGGGACGTAACCTGTTTACCTTGACCAAATACACCGGTATGGATCCTGAAATCGTATCCGGAGCGAACAACTCTGCATGGGATCGCGGAACTGACCATAGCAGTATGCCGAACTACAGATCATATCAGGTCTCTCTCAATTTCGGCTTCTAA
- a CDS encoding M16 family metallopeptidase, producing the protein MKKILFVLLGLITLSASAQNNFKVPAYEKFKLKNGLTVYLMEQHEVPLINVSAVFDAGSINDGDRYGLAGITADALLFGTEKYTKPQIEEMTDFVGASINTYAGKDAAGITSSFAVKDQEKLLDIIQQVLMHPVFDQTEFDKHKQRTVQDLVRQKESPRAVINNYLNAFMFKDFPYATPGDGIPSTIEKLTAADAKAFYESNYTSGRGAISIVGDFKAADMRKKVTALFGTWKTAPYRMVKRVAPNLDFNKSRVLLVDKADARETTFVIGGKGIDYNSADYVPVLVINTILGGRFTSWLNDALRVNSGLTYGARSSFARYKFAGTFAISTFTKNSTTVPAIDMALQVLDSLHRTGINEEILLSAKAYVKGSFPPAYESAGALARLLTDMHVYNFDENFINTFQAKVDGLTTAQAKEIIATYFPKDKLQFVLIGKAEEIREQVKKYGEMTEKQIKADGF; encoded by the coding sequence ATGAAAAAGATACTATTTGTGCTTCTGGGGCTGATAACGCTTTCAGCTTCGGCGCAAAACAATTTTAAGGTACCTGCTTATGAGAAATTCAAACTCAAAAACGGTCTGACCGTTTACCTCATGGAGCAGCACGAAGTTCCGCTGATTAATGTTTCGGCTGTTTTTGACGCAGGTTCAATCAATGATGGTGACCGGTATGGACTTGCCGGTATCACGGCCGACGCGCTGCTTTTTGGTACTGAAAAATACACCAAGCCGCAGATCGAAGAAATGACCGATTTCGTGGGCGCGAGCATTAATACTTACGCTGGCAAAGATGCTGCTGGCATTACGTCCTCATTCGCGGTAAAAGATCAGGAAAAACTCCTCGACATTATCCAGCAGGTACTCATGCACCCGGTGTTTGACCAAACGGAATTTGACAAACACAAACAACGCACTGTTCAGGATCTTGTGAGACAAAAAGAAAGTCCGCGCGCGGTGATCAACAACTATTTGAATGCATTCATGTTCAAAGATTTTCCATATGCTACTCCCGGCGACGGAATTCCCTCGACCATTGAAAAACTTACTGCCGCCGACGCAAAGGCTTTTTATGAAAGTAATTACACGTCGGGACGCGGTGCGATCTCAATTGTAGGCGACTTCAAAGCCGCCGATATGAGGAAAAAAGTGACTGCACTTTTTGGCACCTGGAAAACAGCTCCCTACCGAATGGTAAAACGGGTTGCCCCCAATCTCGATTTTAACAAAAGCCGGGTATTACTGGTTGATAAAGCCGATGCAAGAGAAACTACGTTTGTGATCGGCGGCAAGGGAATCGATTACAACTCTGCCGATTATGTTCCTGTTTTGGTGATCAACACCATTCTTGGCGGCCGTTTCACGTCGTGGCTGAACGATGCGTTACGCGTCAATTCAGGGCTTACTTATGGTGCAAGAAGCAGTTTTGCCCGGTACAAATTCGCCGGAACGTTCGCGATCAGCACATTTACCAAAAACTCGACGACGGTACCAGCCATTGATATGGCTTTGCAAGTACTGGACAGCCTGCACAGGACAGGCATTAATGAGGAAATCCTGTTATCCGCCAAAGCTTACGTGAAAGGTAGCTTCCCGCCTGCGTACGAGTCTGCCGGGGCACTTGCCCGACTGCTTACCGACATGCACGTATATAATTTCGATGAAAATTTCATCAATACATTCCAGGCCAAAGTGGATGGCTTAACCACCGCTCAGGCCAAGGAAATCATTGCAACTTATTTCCCAAAAGACAAACTGCAATTTGTCCTGATCGGGAAAGCCGAGGAGATCCGGGAGCAAGTGAAAAAGTATGGCGAGATGACCGAAAAACAAATCAAGGCGGACGGCTTTTAA
- a CDS encoding M16 family metallopeptidase has protein sequence MIKKILLTVAFLAGFGMSFAQTKPDDVKSFTLANGMKFLVLEDKSIPNANMYLFWKVGSRNEVHGITGLSHFFEHMMFNGSKNFGPKEFDRFMEANGGSNNAYTTENVTVYTDWFQKDALEPIFKLESDRIASLSIDPKMVESERGVVLSERSTGLENSNYRLIGELVQSVAFQEHPYMFPVIGFESDIKSWTQQDLENYFKTYYSPNNATVVVVGDVTLEQVKKLADQYMAPIPARGLPPKIRTVEPPQNGERRVTTYKDIATPNILMAYHVPETKHEDYYALDLFSSLLTSGNSSRLTKSLVMDSTLATNVSSFTDQSFDPSLFVIYAIAGNNITAPDLEKAIDNQIDMVIKDGVKDEELQKVKNQKLMEFYRTLETINGKANSLGSYDVFFGDYKKMFEAPELYQKVTVEDIKRVAAKYFTDRNRTVGYLLPEKSK, from the coding sequence ATGATAAAGAAAATACTGCTAACCGTCGCCTTTCTGGCCGGTTTCGGGATGTCTTTTGCTCAAACCAAGCCCGACGATGTGAAATCCTTCACATTGGCCAACGGGATGAAATTCCTGGTGCTTGAAGACAAATCCATTCCCAATGCGAACATGTACCTGTTTTGGAAAGTTGGTTCCAGAAATGAGGTGCACGGCATTACAGGCCTCTCCCACTTCTTCGAGCATATGATGTTCAATGGTTCCAAAAACTTTGGCCCCAAAGAATTTGACCGTTTTATGGAAGCCAATGGCGGCTCCAACAATGCGTATACTACTGAGAATGTAACGGTTTACACCGACTGGTTTCAAAAAGATGCATTGGAACCGATTTTTAAACTTGAATCTGACCGTATTGCCAGCCTGTCCATTGACCCAAAAATGGTGGAAAGTGAGCGTGGCGTGGTGCTTTCCGAGCGCAGCACTGGTCTGGAAAACAGCAACTACCGGCTCATTGGCGAACTCGTGCAGTCCGTGGCATTTCAGGAGCACCCCTACATGTTTCCGGTGATCGGGTTTGAATCTGACATTAAAAGCTGGACGCAGCAAGACCTGGAAAACTATTTCAAAACCTACTATTCTCCCAATAACGCTACGGTGGTAGTGGTTGGCGATGTGACTTTGGAGCAGGTTAAAAAACTGGCCGATCAGTATATGGCACCCATTCCGGCGCGGGGGCTACCTCCCAAGATCAGGACTGTGGAGCCACCTCAAAACGGCGAAAGAAGGGTTACCACATACAAGGACATTGCCACGCCGAATATCCTGATGGCCTATCACGTCCCGGAAACCAAACACGAGGATTACTACGCGCTGGACCTGTTCAGCAGCCTGCTTACCTCCGGCAACTCTTCCCGATTGACCAAATCACTTGTCATGGATTCAACGCTGGCGACCAATGTATCCAGCTTCACGGATCAGAGTTTTGACCCAAGCCTTTTTGTGATCTACGCCATTGCCGGAAACAATATTACCGCCCCGGACCTGGAAAAAGCGATTGATAATCAGATTGATATGGTTATCAAAGACGGAGTAAAGGACGAGGAACTCCAAAAAGTGAAAAATCAGAAGCTGATGGAATTTTACCGCACGCTCGAAACCATAAACGGCAAAGCCAATAGTCTAGGTAGTTATGATGTGTTTTTTGGGGATTATAAAAAGATGTTCGAGGCACCGGAACTGTATCAAAAAGTGACCGTGGAAGACATCAAGCGGGTTGCAGCCAAGTACTTCACCGATCGCAACCGTACCGTGGGTTATCTATTGCCGGAGAAATCGAAATAG
- a CDS encoding VRR-NUC domain-containing protein produces MSDVLPNPFVQNFELPPEFPTDLPPKYYHDYFGYVLEFVRKRYAHVLNEKELAFLDGYDALSEDAQCLFIRFSNRSKSFFRVNSLSYSEIADLPAVLNELLEKEFIESLCDAHESRFAEIMELFTKPEHLIFTKMLEPEIMPSKSIKKPDLVRWLMYEYDFKTLCEIISQTEPVVKVTYEVEVMVMKFLFFGNRNADMTEFVIRDLGHVRFQSFDEQHLSIQFETRKDMDDTLMVSLMKETFDVMKHELPPEEIFDWFMNWHAADANGLSQKAQPSFNSFILRVSAWLERKKMLSQALSIYQLTNDAPARERRVRLLYNLGEIDEAIALCEEISENPQNADERYFSLDFYEKIKNKKTRVIKRTTQALKAAEAIEVPVMYRYQVELGAIHYYRAQGYQAFFSENEPWRALFGLLFWDIIYDTNVKTIHNPLQRVPSDFFLPDFYYKRSAQLKERLEAAHSREIIDELVSRTYAEKYGITNVLVPWYDGALEKVLTLTSLLIPEKIHAIMLEIALNLRENTRGFPDLLVWNDSEYAFIEIKSPTDHLSSRQLHWQHFFAERDVHSRIVRVNWIKEPATPM; encoded by the coding sequence TTGAGCGACGTACTTCCGAATCCATTCGTGCAGAATTTTGAGCTCCCGCCGGAGTTCCCGACAGATCTTCCACCCAAATATTACCATGATTATTTCGGCTATGTACTGGAATTTGTCAGGAAGCGGTATGCCCATGTGCTGAATGAGAAGGAACTTGCATTTCTGGACGGTTACGACGCACTTTCCGAAGATGCGCAATGTCTTTTTATCCGGTTCAGTAACAGAAGTAAGTCGTTTTTCAGAGTCAATAGCCTCTCCTATTCCGAAATAGCCGACCTCCCGGCAGTCCTGAATGAGCTGCTCGAAAAGGAATTCATTGAGTCGCTTTGTGATGCCCACGAGAGCCGTTTTGCGGAAATCATGGAGCTGTTCACAAAGCCCGAGCATTTGATATTTACTAAAATGCTCGAACCCGAGATCATGCCTTCCAAAAGCATCAAGAAGCCCGATCTCGTGCGCTGGTTGATGTATGAGTACGATTTCAAAACGCTGTGCGAGATTATTTCGCAAACCGAGCCGGTCGTCAAAGTAACATACGAAGTGGAGGTAATGGTGATGAAATTCCTGTTTTTTGGGAACAGGAATGCCGATATGACCGAGTTTGTGATCCGGGACCTTGGCCATGTTCGTTTCCAGTCGTTTGATGAACAGCATTTGTCCATTCAGTTTGAAACCCGGAAGGACATGGACGATACGTTAATGGTCTCGCTGATGAAAGAGACTTTTGACGTGATGAAACACGAGCTGCCTCCCGAAGAAATCTTCGACTGGTTCATGAACTGGCATGCTGCCGACGCCAATGGATTGAGCCAAAAAGCCCAGCCCTCATTTAATTCATTCATTCTGCGGGTGAGCGCGTGGCTCGAACGCAAAAAAATGTTGTCGCAAGCCCTCAGCATTTACCAGCTCACCAACGATGCTCCTGCACGTGAAAGGCGAGTACGACTGCTTTACAATCTAGGTGAAATCGATGAAGCAATTGCGCTTTGTGAAGAGATTTCCGAAAATCCGCAGAATGCCGACGAGCGTTATTTCAGTCTTGATTTTTATGAAAAAATAAAAAACAAAAAGACCCGGGTTATCAAACGTACGACGCAGGCGCTGAAAGCCGCGGAGGCCATTGAAGTACCTGTGATGTACCGGTACCAGGTCGAACTTGGGGCGATACATTACTACCGGGCACAAGGTTACCAGGCTTTTTTTAGTGAAAATGAGCCCTGGCGCGCATTGTTCGGGCTGCTGTTTTGGGACATTATATATGATACCAATGTCAAAACCATTCATAACCCGTTGCAGCGCGTTCCGTCTGACTTTTTCCTGCCTGATTTTTATTACAAAAGATCAGCACAGCTCAAAGAAAGATTGGAGGCAGCTCATTCCAGGGAAATTATAGATGAGCTGGTTAGCAGGACATATGCCGAAAAATATGGCATTACCAATGTACTGGTACCCTGGTACGACGGCGCGCTGGAAAAAGTACTGACCCTGACGTCCCTGCTCATCCCTGAAAAAATCCATGCGATCATGCTGGAAATTGCTTTAAACCTGCGGGAAAACACCCGTGGTTTTCCCGACTTACTGGTTTGGAATGACTCGGAATATGCATTCATAGAGATCAAGTCACCTACCGACCATTTGTCCTCACGGCAATTGCATTGGCAGCACTTTTTTGCGGAGCGTGACGTCCATAGCAGGATTGTGCGGGTCAACTGGATCAAGGAACCCGCTACTCCAATGTAA